The Streptomyces sp. RKND-216 genomic sequence AGACCGTGCGTGACGCCGTCACGCTCGATGTAGTCGATGAGGGCACGTTTCAGCACCGGGTTGTTGTGGCCGTAGTTCAGCGTGCCGGCCCCGGCGAAGAAGTCGAGGTAGGTGTGGCCGTCCTCGTCGTGCATGTGGGCGCCCTGTGCGCGGTCGAAGACAGTGGGCCAGCCACGGCAGTAGCTGCGCACCTCCGACTCCACGGTCTCGAAGACACTGAGGTCGGGCGGGGTGATGGTCACAGCATGCTCCTGGGAGTGTGTCGCGTGAAGAGTGAGGAAGTCTGAAGGAGTGGGCAGAGGGGTCGTCGGTGGTCGGGCCGTGCGGTGCGAACGTCAGGGACGCCCACCCGCGGCCTGTCCGAGCGCCACGAGCGAAGGGGCCGGGCCGATCCGGTAGAGCACCTCGGAGTCGTGCCCCTCGTCGGGGAAGACCCCGGCCTCGAAGAGCACCTCGCGCTCCAGCGGTGCGCTGTGCCGCTCGGCGTAACGGCTGAACAGGCGGTTGGATGCGGTGTTGTCCGGCGTGATCGTGGTTTCGATCCCGTCGATGCCCAGTGTCGCCGCCACCCGGGAACTCAGCCCGTCGAGCATCGCGGCGGCGAGCCCTCGCCCGCGCTGCGCCTCGTCGACGGCGACCTGCCAGACCACGAGGGTCCGGGGGCTCCGGGGGCGGAGGTAGCCGGACACGAAGCCGACCGGGTCGCCGCCCGCGTCCCTGGCCACGACCGAGGTGTCGGCGAAGTCGCGACACCACAGCAGGTAGCTGTAGGAGGAGTTGAGATCGAGCGTCCGGGAGTCGCGGGCGATGCGCCACATCGCGGCTCCGTCCTCCAGTCGAGGAATGTCGAGCTTCAGTCCCTCCGGCATTTCCAGGAAATCGCTAGGGGCACGTGCATGGTCTGCTTGTGCGGCGGTCATGGCATTCAAATTTACCGAGGAGAATCTGAAACCGCATCGCGGAAAAGGGTTCACAAGGGTGCTGTGATGTGGTATCGCGCGCCCGCGAGCCTCTCCGCGCCTGTGCGACGTTTTGCCAGTTCATGTCGGGTATGGCGGGGCGAAGTGTCCCGCCTGTGGAGTCTGTCACATTGGCATAACGACTGACCGGGGCACCCCGGAATTGCGGCTTCGGTGAAGGGATAAATCTCAATGTTTGAGAAGGGAAAAAGCGGGCAGAAGAATATGGATGGCTACGCGCGATAATCAAGTCCGGATTGTGTCCGAATCTTTTGTCGTGAGCCCCGTGAAACCGAGGGTGACGGTTCATCCGCGCCCGATGGGTGCTGGAGCGTAGCAGGCTCCTCGTACAGTGCGGACATGAGCGACCGCGGAATTCTCCACATCA encodes the following:
- the ectA gene encoding diaminobutyrate acetyltransferase, translated to MPEGLKLDIPRLEDGAAMWRIARDSRTLDLNSSYSYLLWCRDFADTSVVARDAGGDPVGFVSGYLRPRSPRTLVVWQVAVDEAQRGRGLAAAMLDGLSSRVAATLGIDGIETTITPDNTASNRLFSRYAERHSAPLEREVLFEAGVFPDEGHDSEVLYRIGPAPSLVALGQAAGGRP